Proteins from one uncultured Anaeromusa sp. genomic window:
- a CDS encoding HD domain-containing phosphohydrolase, giving the protein MERKADIMIVDDTPENLKLLSLLLREQGHRVRALPSGKMALAAMRNQRPEILLLDITMPEMDGYAVCEAMRAEGLLADVAVIFVSALAETFDKVKAFQCGGVDYVTKPYQAEELQARLETHLSLKRLREEVQRHNRDLQQQVKAQLDELHHAQMATILAMVKLAEARDDDTGKHVERIRTFSAMLAAEVQRRGGYREVDDAFVENIYNASPLHDVGKIAIRDAILLKPGRLTPEEFEEMKLHTVYGAQTLRQVRQEYPHNAFLNMGIDIAQAHHERWDGSGYPNGLRGDAIPIAARMVAVADVYDALCSKRVYKEAYSHETSLDMLRQGAGAHFEPQLIEAFLAIEAEVLARSRELREGE; this is encoded by the coding sequence ATGGAACGAAAAGCTGATATCATGATTGTGGATGATACGCCGGAAAACTTGAAGCTGCTTTCGCTGCTGCTGCGCGAGCAAGGGCATCGAGTGCGGGCGCTGCCCAGCGGGAAGATGGCCTTGGCGGCCATGCGCAACCAGCGCCCGGAAATTCTCTTGCTGGATATTACCATGCCGGAAATGGATGGGTATGCTGTGTGTGAAGCTATGCGCGCCGAGGGGCTGTTAGCGGATGTGGCGGTGATTTTCGTCAGCGCCCTAGCGGAGACCTTTGACAAGGTGAAGGCTTTTCAGTGCGGCGGCGTGGACTATGTGACCAAACCGTACCAAGCGGAAGAATTACAGGCGCGCTTGGAGACGCATTTGTCTTTAAAGCGGTTGCGCGAAGAGGTGCAAAGACACAATCGGGACTTGCAGCAGCAGGTGAAGGCTCAATTGGATGAACTTCACCATGCCCAGATGGCTACGATTTTAGCGATGGTTAAGCTGGCGGAAGCGCGGGACGATGATACAGGGAAGCATGTGGAACGCATTCGAACGTTTTCAGCGATGTTGGCGGCCGAAGTGCAGCGGCGAGGCGGGTATCGTGAAGTAGATGACGCCTTTGTGGAAAATATCTATAACGCCAGCCCGCTTCACGATGTAGGCAAGATCGCCATTCGCGACGCCATCTTGCTTAAACCGGGGCGATTGACACCGGAAGAGTTTGAAGAAATGAAGCTCCATACGGTGTATGGAGCGCAGACGCTGCGGCAGGTTCGCCAGGAGTACCCGCACAATGCCTTTTTGAATATGGGCATTGATATTGCCCAGGCCCATCATGAACGCTGGGACGGCAGCGGTTATCCCAACGGTCTGCGGGGCGATGCGATTCCCATAGCGGCGCGCATGGTGGCGGTGGCTGACGTGTATGACGCTCTTTGTTCTAAGAGGGTGTACAAAGAAGCCTATTCGCATGAAACAAGCTTGGACATGCTGCGCCAAGGAGCGGGCGCTCATTTTGAGCCGCAGCTGATTGAAGCCTTCTTGGCGATTGAGGCGGAGGTGCTGGCGCGCAGCCGCGAGCTGCGCGAAGGCGAGTAA
- a CDS encoding PaaI family thioesterase, translating into MLEAFFTHIYETNSFVKLLGMKFVSIEPGKAVLSMPIKEDIHTNIHKTVHGGAFAALIDTAMGSACFSMRRKVVTTDLSLSFIRNVPSGEEVTAKATVIHAGRSTMVVDGELYDERGKLVMKGKGTFFVLGDVEWLPAEE; encoded by the coding sequence ATGTTGGAAGCATTTTTTACACACATCTATGAAACGAATTCCTTCGTCAAACTGTTAGGCATGAAATTCGTCTCTATCGAACCGGGCAAGGCCGTGCTTTCCATGCCGATCAAGGAAGATATTCATACCAATATTCACAAGACCGTTCACGGTGGCGCCTTTGCCGCCTTGATCGATACCGCCATGGGTTCCGCCTGCTTCAGCATGCGGCGCAAGGTCGTAACCACCGATCTCAGCCTTTCTTTCATCCGCAACGTACCCAGCGGCGAAGAAGTTACCGCCAAAGCCACGGTAATCCATGCCGGCCGCAGCACTATGGTCGTCGATGGCGAGCTGTATGACGAAAGAGGCAAACTGGTCATGAAGGGCAAGGGTACGTTTTTCGTCCTCGGCGACGTAGAATGGCTGCCTGCAGAAGAATAA
- a CDS encoding ABC transporter ATP-binding protein, with the protein MLTLECISFQYSQQAPALHEVSLELKADDFMALAGHNGSGKTTLTRLIMGLIKPTGGRILLDDEDLARHSTAQRARHIGYVFQNPDRQIFRDTVALEVAYGPQQLGFSAAETSEAVAKALQAVSLTDQAQADPRLLPKGLKQRVAIASALSMKPRLLILDEPTSGQDAWERRQLMSLLQDLHRQGMAILMITHDMELLAAHFKRVAVLGGGRKVFDGTVADLFSGAHDLQQWGLAEPSLLQLSRLLKQPGVSDAEAFCQQLLPLLKGGLRHE; encoded by the coding sequence GTGCTAACACTTGAATGCATTTCTTTTCAATACAGCCAGCAAGCCCCTGCCCTGCACGAAGTCTCGCTGGAGCTAAAGGCTGACGATTTCATGGCCCTCGCCGGACACAACGGCAGCGGCAAAACCACCTTGACTCGCCTAATCATGGGACTCATCAAGCCCACCGGCGGACGCATCCTCCTGGACGATGAAGATTTGGCCAGACACAGCACCGCTCAACGAGCCCGACACATCGGCTATGTCTTCCAAAATCCGGACCGCCAGATTTTTCGCGACACTGTCGCTCTGGAAGTGGCCTATGGCCCCCAGCAGCTCGGCTTCAGCGCCGCAGAAACAAGCGAAGCCGTCGCCAAGGCCCTGCAGGCCGTCTCCTTGACTGACCAAGCGCAAGCAGACCCGCGACTTTTGCCCAAAGGTCTCAAGCAGCGCGTCGCCATTGCCTCCGCCCTGTCCATGAAGCCGCGCCTGCTCATTTTAGATGAGCCCACCAGCGGCCAAGACGCGTGGGAGCGCAGACAGTTGATGTCACTTTTACAGGACCTGCATCGTCAAGGCATGGCTATTTTGATGATCACCCATGATATGGAACTTCTAGCCGCCCATTTTAAACGTGTCGCCGTCCTCGGGGGCGGTCGCAAAGTTTTTGACGGCACGGTAGCGGATTTATTCTCCGGCGCTCATGATTTACAGCAATGGGGCCTGGCCGAACCTTCTCTGCTGCAACTGTCCCGGCTGCTGAAGCAACCGGGCGTTAGCGATGCCGAAGCATTTTGCCAGCAGCTTTTGCCCTTGCTGAAAGGAGGGCTTCGCCATGAATAA
- a CDS encoding ABC transporter ATP-binding protein, with translation MTDALKFEQFTYSYPRRTAVLQDIDLAISAGSFTVLTGPNGAGKTALCRAAAGIIPHYYGGSLSGRVYVMGQDTRTTGIAVLATMTGILLEDYETQLVAMTVEEEVAFALENMGLPPAEIKIRVSSSLEQVGLSGLERRETAALSGGQKQRLVLASLLATKPSILILDEPASALDPKGRSELYALLHRLHQEEGLTVLAVEHDLACVLPYADQFVFLQEGCIASQGDADTVLRHLWLEESLRPALPPLWQARFHLEQTLGHSLRPWKSEAEAAAELQAYAKGDSPSC, from the coding sequence ATGACTGACGCCCTAAAATTTGAACAATTCACCTATAGCTATCCTCGCCGGACCGCCGTCCTGCAAGACATCGACCTGGCCATTTCGGCAGGCTCCTTTACCGTACTTACCGGCCCCAACGGGGCCGGTAAAACCGCTTTATGCCGGGCTGCGGCAGGCATCATTCCCCATTACTACGGCGGCTCTTTGAGCGGCCGCGTTTATGTAATGGGTCAAGACACCCGCACAACCGGCATTGCCGTCTTAGCTACCATGACCGGCATCTTGCTGGAGGACTACGAGACGCAGCTTGTGGCGATGACAGTTGAAGAAGAGGTAGCTTTCGCCCTGGAGAACATGGGGCTGCCCCCTGCAGAAATCAAGATTCGCGTAAGTTCCTCCCTGGAACAGGTAGGCCTGTCCGGTCTGGAGCGGCGCGAAACCGCCGCCTTGTCAGGAGGCCAAAAACAACGTCTGGTTTTAGCTTCCCTTTTAGCGACCAAGCCTTCGATTCTCATTTTGGACGAACCGGCCTCGGCTCTTGATCCCAAAGGCCGCAGCGAGCTATATGCTTTATTGCATCGGTTGCACCAGGAAGAAGGACTGACGGTCTTAGCCGTCGAGCACGACTTAGCCTGCGTCCTTCCCTACGCCGACCAATTTGTCTTTCTGCAGGAAGGATGTATCGCCAGCCAAGGCGATGCCGACACCGTCCTTCGCCATTTGTGGCTGGAAGAATCCTTGCGTCCGGCCCTGCCGCCGCTCTGGCAAGCCCGCTTCCACCTGGAACAAACGCTGGGACATTCTCTGCGCCCCTGGAAAAGCGAAGCGGAAGCAGCCGCCGAATTGCAAGCCTATGCTAAAGGAGACAGTCCATCGTGCTAA
- a CDS encoding tryptophan transporter, whose amino-acid sequence MKQQAQVQAQETVTFEANQGGRFRWVAVTALLLAIGAILHLVTPNIAGLTLNWMIAMYCLAINLVRPTLGQVIGIGLVAGALNVPTSKSAIPYANLISEPIGALTCALFLPLVSRLNIGGLPLAPGLTGFFSTVASGFTFVTLLKVILSIPNEVYLYGMLPVVLAVGAANGVITQLLYLPARKLLNRQED is encoded by the coding sequence ATGAAACAACAAGCACAAGTACAAGCACAGGAGACCGTTACTTTTGAAGCCAACCAAGGCGGCCGCTTCCGCTGGGTAGCAGTTACGGCTCTGCTTTTAGCCATTGGCGCTATTTTACATTTGGTCACGCCGAACATCGCCGGCCTGACTCTTAACTGGATGATTGCCATGTACTGCCTGGCCATCAACCTAGTCCGCCCGACTTTAGGACAAGTCATCGGCATCGGCCTGGTGGCGGGGGCGCTGAATGTACCCACCTCCAAGTCCGCCATCCCCTACGCCAACCTGATCAGCGAACCTATCGGCGCTCTTACATGCGCGCTCTTCCTGCCCCTTGTCTCGCGCCTCAACATCGGCGGCCTGCCTTTAGCCCCCGGACTTACCGGCTTTTTCAGCACCGTCGCCAGCGGCTTTACTTTTGTAACCTTGCTGAAAGTCATTCTTTCCATTCCTAACGAAGTATATCTGTACGGCATGCTGCCTGTTGTACTGGCCGTCGGCGCCGCCAACGGGGTCATCACCCAGCTTTTGTACCTGCCGGCGCGCAAATTGCTGAACCGCCAGGAGGACTGA
- a CDS encoding tetratricopeptide repeat protein, with the protein MFKKAVTSSLVMLAMLPVMATGEAVAPGSAADAASAKTLVQHQAVQEGMMQAHQRAIELSRAGKMNEALVILQEISQHPSAGDAVWYDYLTVLQWSGNNKATIEMYQKRYAGKEGAVPGFVLRSLGGAYYQLEDFEKSQQYYTLAVAKGELPSRLQLAEAAMRAGDTATGQAMYGTLLKETPDNGALYLSRSNMALYRKDFLQSQADYRKALELLAGEGNFEKKRDFDSERAAILIRTDSLQEAILLLKPYMEQGKSNKRMECDYIMALRLRGDYKQAIVEAARLWPDLGDVPTYGLQALGDSYLRTQQYEKAEAVYAALLKREPARATASLGQAYSLVARGRVADGVALYRKTYALEPGAAARILAADANSFFVNDRYEAGKALYGLLLELEPSKASHYREYGNNLARTEMPREAYGVFRRLAALPEGELYGLAGEVKTAVAAGDYQSAQKALAQLQERYAKHALTAEAAQVYGARRMGDATTGFVSFTDYKGNRVRTWDHSGEQALNGGNWDVLWAFANNRVADDVDVSRINTQSVGLAYRDRWWSTYFWGSAYSGEGFSMSGLRWETRLYLRDYTQLTFAMGRRPLLDAQAWRNGPIRDSFHSVSLTHRVGARDTYSLGYEWSGYTDSNRYSALTADFTHNVYATNKKVLSWFLFFNRSRYNFDSPLYESPALRLGYGGGVYQRWNIPKGYWSLTSALGWGYDKPDPTDFSPYFRLEYGHDFSDFHSLVIGFEYGLRTNRANSVRDSFFAYRQFDIRYNVRW; encoded by the coding sequence ATGTTCAAAAAAGCGGTGACATCCAGTTTGGTGATGCTGGCCATGTTACCTGTCATGGCTACTGGTGAAGCGGTGGCGCCGGGTTCAGCCGCTGACGCGGCGTCCGCTAAAACCCTGGTGCAGCATCAGGCTGTTCAAGAGGGCATGATGCAAGCGCACCAGCGAGCGATTGAACTTTCACGGGCCGGGAAAATGAATGAGGCCTTGGTGATTCTGCAAGAAATTAGCCAGCATCCGAGCGCGGGCGATGCCGTTTGGTATGATTATTTGACGGTGCTGCAGTGGTCGGGAAACAACAAAGCGACCATTGAAATGTATCAAAAACGCTATGCAGGCAAGGAAGGCGCGGTTCCCGGATTTGTACTGCGGTCTTTGGGCGGCGCGTACTACCAATTGGAGGACTTTGAGAAATCGCAGCAGTACTACACTCTCGCTGTGGCCAAAGGCGAGCTTCCTTCGCGGCTGCAGTTGGCGGAAGCGGCTATGCGTGCAGGCGATACGGCGACAGGGCAGGCTATGTATGGAACGCTCTTAAAGGAGACTCCCGATAATGGCGCGCTGTACTTGAGCCGTTCCAATATGGCCTTATACCGCAAAGATTTCTTGCAGTCCCAGGCGGATTATCGCAAAGCATTAGAGCTTTTAGCTGGTGAAGGGAATTTCGAAAAGAAGCGGGATTTTGATTCGGAGCGGGCGGCTATTTTAATACGTACTGATTCGTTACAGGAAGCCATTCTTTTACTTAAGCCCTATATGGAACAGGGGAAATCCAATAAACGTATGGAATGCGACTATATTATGGCGCTGCGTTTGCGCGGGGACTATAAGCAGGCGATTGTCGAAGCGGCTCGCTTGTGGCCGGATTTGGGCGATGTCCCTACGTATGGCTTGCAGGCGTTGGGCGACTCTTATTTGCGCACGCAGCAGTATGAAAAAGCCGAGGCCGTCTATGCTGCCTTGCTTAAGAGGGAACCTGCAAGAGCTACAGCTTCTTTGGGGCAGGCGTATTCATTAGTAGCTAGAGGGCGTGTGGCGGATGGGGTTGCTCTTTATCGTAAGACCTATGCCTTGGAGCCGGGAGCTGCCGCGCGGATTTTGGCCGCCGACGCCAACAGCTTTTTCGTCAATGACCGTTATGAAGCGGGTAAGGCGTTGTACGGGCTTTTGTTAGAGCTGGAACCATCCAAAGCCAGCCATTATCGTGAATACGGCAATAACTTAGCCAGGACGGAGATGCCTCGCGAAGCTTACGGCGTGTTCCGGCGTTTAGCGGCGCTGCCGGAAGGGGAATTGTACGGCTTGGCCGGCGAAGTCAAGACGGCAGTGGCTGCTGGCGACTACCAGTCGGCGCAAAAAGCGCTGGCGCAACTGCAGGAGCGCTATGCCAAACATGCCTTGACGGCCGAAGCGGCGCAGGTGTATGGCGCGCGCCGCATGGGCGACGCCACAACAGGCTTTGTCTCCTTCACAGATTATAAAGGAAACCGGGTTCGCACGTGGGATCATTCCGGCGAGCAAGCGTTAAACGGCGGCAATTGGGATGTGTTGTGGGCGTTCGCAAACAACCGTGTTGCCGATGATGTGGATGTGAGCCGCATCAACACGCAGAGTGTCGGTCTAGCGTACCGAGATCGCTGGTGGTCTACTTATTTTTGGGGTTCCGCCTATAGCGGCGAAGGTTTTAGTATGAGTGGTCTGCGCTGGGAAACGCGGCTGTATTTGCGGGATTATACGCAACTGACCTTTGCGATGGGACGCCGCCCGTTGCTGGATGCGCAGGCCTGGCGTAACGGACCTATACGGGACTCCTTCCACTCGGTGTCTTTGACGCACCGTGTAGGAGCAAGAGACACGTATTCGCTGGGGTACGAATGGAGCGGCTATACGGACAGCAACCGCTACAGCGCGCTTACGGCGGATTTTACGCACAATGTCTATGCGACGAACAAGAAGGTTCTCAGTTGGTTTTTGTTCTTTAACCGGTCGCGGTATAATTTTGACTCGCCCTTGTACGAATCTCCAGCTTTGCGTTTGGGCTACGGCGGCGGCGTGTATCAGCGCTGGAATATTCCTAAAGGATATTGGTCCTTGACTTCAGCTCTAGGCTGGGGTTATGACAAGCCAGATCCGACCGATTTCTCGCCGTATTTCCGCTTGGAATATGGGCACGATTTTTCGGATTTTCACTCCTTGGTTATTGGTTTCGAGTATGGTTTGCGCACCAATAGGGCTAATAGCGTAAGGGATTCGTTTTTTGCCTACCGGCAGTTTGACATTCGTTACAATGTGCGGTGGTAA
- a CDS encoding YbaK/EbsC family protein — MHYQFPWEKALQENGYAYQLLPQTRPLRSAEDGAAYFGIAVGQTAPVLLVEADPSQRFLCLLAGDRGRLDLVKAATLLNAPKLTPVKYKRVYDITGFEPGNMPLFGLNFPCLFDEALLRYPLVYGGSGQENLTLAVDPRALLALHQIAARLTCTE, encoded by the coding sequence ATGCATTATCAATTCCCTTGGGAGAAAGCATTACAGGAAAACGGCTATGCATACCAGCTTTTGCCGCAAACAAGGCCTCTGCGTTCTGCCGAGGACGGCGCAGCTTATTTTGGCATTGCCGTCGGCCAAACCGCCCCTGTACTGCTGGTGGAAGCGGACCCTTCGCAGCGGTTTCTTTGCCTCCTTGCCGGTGACCGTGGCCGCTTGGATCTCGTCAAAGCGGCTACACTCTTAAACGCACCAAAACTCACGCCTGTCAAATACAAGAGGGTCTACGACATCACCGGCTTTGAACCGGGAAACATGCCTCTTTTCGGCCTTAACTTCCCTTGTCTGTTCGACGAGGCCCTTCTGCGCTATCCGCTGGTCTACGGCGGCAGCGGCCAAGAAAACCTAACTTTGGCCGTCGATCCCCGGGCCCTCCTGGCGCTGCACCAAATAGCGGCGCGCCTTACCTGCACAGAGTAA
- a CDS encoding energy-coupling factor transporter transmembrane component T yields the protein MNKLAPLTKLLLTLAVTLWAMLLQTPLELSLLIFAELLALALAGKLRNTLAASTGLFVFAVLLGLMQYAFGASLDFSIAIALKMLVMTLIFVLLLATTRLQDLTTALTTQCKVPYEYAFMLTTALRFVPDFLAESKAVREAQACRGYHPGGNPLKRFASYLAVVQPLVLRAITRSETMAVSLELRGFGAPGRTFAGKVSLRITDYLALAAMAAVSVWIIVG from the coding sequence ATGAATAAATTAGCTCCTTTGACAAAGCTGCTCCTCACGTTGGCCGTCACGCTTTGGGCCATGCTCCTCCAAACGCCGTTGGAGCTGTCCCTGCTCATTTTTGCGGAGCTCCTGGCTCTGGCCTTAGCAGGAAAGCTGCGCAACACCTTGGCCGCCTCTACAGGCCTGTTCGTCTTTGCCGTACTCCTAGGGTTGATGCAATATGCCTTTGGCGCCAGCCTTGATTTTTCCATCGCCATTGCCCTAAAAATGCTGGTAATGACCCTTATCTTCGTGCTGCTTTTGGCGACAACGCGCCTGCAGGATCTAACTACGGCCCTGACAACGCAGTGCAAAGTGCCCTATGAATACGCTTTCATGCTGACGACGGCGCTGCGTTTTGTCCCTGACTTTCTGGCGGAAAGCAAAGCGGTCCGCGAAGCCCAAGCCTGCCGCGGTTACCATCCCGGCGGCAATCCCCTGAAACGCTTTGCTTCCTACTTGGCAGTTGTACAGCCGCTGGTACTGCGGGCCATCACCCGCTCAGAGACCATGGCGGTCAGCCTGGAGCTGCGCGGCTTCGGCGCTCCCGGACGCACCTTTGCGGGTAAAGTGTCTTTGCGGATCACGGACTACCTGGCTTTGGCGGCCATGGCGGCCGTCAGCGTCTGGATTATCGTGGGGTAG
- a CDS encoding PAS domain S-box protein translates to MGEQVERGYRELFEYSAVGMAEVTLQGVFRRVNKMFCRMMACEEKELLGLRFQDITHPDDLEADIRLVEELITGVRDRYELEKRYVRFDNSFLWIHLSVAVVRDEAGSPLYFVSTIVDISQRRAGELRLRVLSEAVEQSPVSIVITDPQGGIEYVNPMFCQVTGYGKEEVLGKNPRILSSGKMNKAFYRKLWQTVTSRKIWQGEFVNRRRDGVEYWEKASISPIVDEQGRILHYVGVKEDVTERKRNIDEREHLLAALERRVRALQCLTTISNAIQQKEKLEDLFWEVLRILPEGWRYPALVHLVYDGVDYAYPGFLQTADRLRAVLKVGEATRGWVEIVYPQEHPRAYEGPFLREERELLETVARMLGQSLRRRESEAKLEQAREAAMEANRAKSLFLSNMSHEIRTPLNAILGFSEILYRDAAMGREQREKLQIVNRSGAYLLALINDVLELAKVESGRVVLQNSLFDLRRLVRDMGSLFQVRLDQKGLQLLLETVEPLPEQVKGDEGKIRRILVNLIGNALKFTDRGVINVRLAGKSLGDGQWRLQVTVKDSGIGIAAEDQEAIFGYFEQAYHQRHDRGGTGLGLAISREFARAMAGDISVSSRPGEGAEFLVTLLLEEGTQQETAIPRSELVAGLLPGQQAYRILVAMSVETDALLLQAMLEQSGFLAIAVAGKEELLQESARGADLIFADLALLQTEEYWLVRELQQRSSRCDLPIIAVSAGLGADEVQQVLLQQVRAVLSKPFTTEQVLNMAAAQTGAQYAYQELEKTSPATWQGRCYLENPLRESLLAATLDGDIERLEELLVQVEVKEPGLAAYARELAGAFRLDALAALWEQGEESRDGTKS, encoded by the coding sequence ATGGGAGAACAAGTGGAACGCGGTTATCGGGAGCTGTTTGAGTATTCGGCTGTGGGCATGGCGGAAGTTACTTTGCAGGGCGTGTTTCGGCGGGTTAACAAGATGTTTTGCCGTATGATGGCTTGCGAAGAAAAAGAATTGCTAGGCCTTCGGTTTCAAGATATTACGCACCCGGACGACCTGGAAGCAGATATAAGGCTAGTGGAAGAGTTGATAACGGGAGTAAGAGACCGTTATGAACTAGAAAAGCGATATGTACGATTTGACAACTCCTTTTTATGGATTCATCTTTCCGTTGCGGTCGTACGAGATGAAGCGGGGAGTCCTTTGTATTTCGTTTCTACCATTGTCGATATTTCGCAGCGCCGTGCTGGCGAGCTGCGTCTGAGGGTGTTATCAGAAGCGGTCGAGCAAAGTCCTGTCAGTATTGTCATTACCGATCCCCAAGGAGGGATTGAGTATGTAAATCCGATGTTCTGTCAGGTTACTGGTTATGGAAAAGAAGAAGTGCTGGGCAAGAACCCTCGCATTCTCAGCTCGGGGAAGATGAACAAGGCTTTTTATCGCAAGCTTTGGCAAACAGTGACTTCAAGAAAAATTTGGCAGGGTGAGTTTGTTAATCGGCGCAGGGATGGCGTCGAATACTGGGAGAAAGCCAGCATTTCTCCCATTGTAGATGAACAGGGACGAATTTTGCATTATGTCGGCGTCAAAGAGGATGTTACCGAGCGTAAGCGCAATATTGATGAACGGGAACATTTGCTGGCTGCGCTGGAACGGCGCGTCCGCGCCTTGCAGTGTTTAACGACGATTTCTAATGCTATTCAGCAGAAGGAGAAACTGGAAGACCTGTTCTGGGAAGTGCTGCGAATCTTGCCGGAAGGCTGGCGGTATCCGGCGCTGGTGCATTTGGTGTATGACGGCGTGGATTACGCCTACCCTGGTTTTTTGCAGACTGCGGATCGTTTGCGGGCGGTCTTGAAAGTGGGCGAAGCTACGCGAGGCTGGGTGGAGATTGTTTATCCCCAAGAGCATCCGCGAGCCTATGAGGGGCCGTTTTTGCGCGAAGAACGGGAGTTGTTAGAAACCGTGGCGCGTATGCTGGGGCAGAGCCTGCGGCGGCGGGAAAGCGAGGCGAAGCTGGAGCAGGCCAGGGAAGCCGCTATGGAGGCCAATCGGGCGAAGAGTCTGTTTTTATCAAATATGTCTCATGAAATTCGCACGCCCTTGAACGCCATCCTCGGCTTTTCGGAAATCTTGTACCGTGATGCCGCCATGGGGCGCGAGCAGCGGGAAAAGCTGCAGATTGTTAATCGCAGCGGCGCCTATTTGCTGGCGTTGATTAATGATGTGCTGGAATTGGCCAAAGTGGAATCCGGACGCGTCGTCCTGCAAAACTCTCTTTTTGACTTGCGCCGCTTGGTCCGGGACATGGGCAGCCTGTTCCAGGTGCGCTTGGACCAGAAAGGCTTGCAGCTTTTGCTGGAAACCGTGGAGCCTTTGCCGGAGCAGGTAAAGGGAGATGAAGGGAAAATACGGCGCATTCTGGTCAATTTGATTGGCAATGCGTTGAAATTTACGGATCGCGGCGTTATCAACGTGCGTTTAGCGGGAAAATCCTTGGGAGACGGGCAATGGCGACTGCAAGTCACTGTGAAAGACAGCGGCATAGGCATTGCGGCAGAGGACCAGGAGGCTATTTTTGGATATTTCGAGCAGGCGTACCATCAACGGCATGATCGAGGCGGTACAGGGCTAGGGCTGGCCATTAGCCGCGAATTTGCCCGGGCGATGGCTGGCGATATTTCCGTGTCCAGCCGGCCAGGTGAAGGGGCCGAATTTCTGGTGACCTTGCTTTTAGAAGAAGGAACTCAGCAGGAGACGGCTATACCTCGGTCGGAGTTGGTGGCCGGGCTGCTGCCGGGACAACAAGCATATCGGATTCTTGTCGCCATGTCCGTAGAAACGGATGCGCTTTTGCTGCAAGCGATGCTGGAACAATCCGGTTTTTTGGCGATAGCCGTAGCTGGCAAAGAGGAATTGCTGCAAGAAAGCGCTCGCGGCGCGGATCTCATTTTTGCGGACTTGGCCTTGCTGCAGACCGAGGAGTATTGGCTGGTTCGAGAACTTCAGCAGCGTTCGAGCCGTTGCGATTTGCCGATTATTGCCGTATCCGCCGGCTTGGGGGCGGACGAGGTGCAGCAGGTCTTGCTGCAGCAGGTGCGAGCCGTACTGAGCAAGCCTTTTACAACCGAGCAGGTTTTGAATATGGCGGCGGCTCAGACAGGGGCTCAATATGCCTATCAAGAACTGGAGAAAACCTCCCCGGCCACTTGGCAAGGTCGTTGTTACTTGGAGAATCCGCTGCGGGAGTCATTGCTGGCGGCAACCCTTGACGGGGATATTGAACGGCTGGAAGAGCTGCTAGTGCAGGTTGAGGTGAAGGAGCCGGGACTGGCGGCGTACGCGCGGGAGTTGGCTGGCGCGTTTCGACTGGATGCGTTGGCGGCGTTGTGGGAGCAGGGAGAGGAGTCTAGAGATGGAACGAAAAGCTGA